DNA from Serinibacter salmoneus:
CTGCCCCGGGGGTGGCGGGGCGCCGCGCCCGCGTGGCCTCCCGCAACGACGTCCCCACCGCCGCCGGGCTGGCCAGTTCCGCCTCCGCGTTCGCCGCCCTCGCGGGAGCCGCGGCGGGTGCCTACGGCGTGGCGCTGGACCGCGCGGGGCTCTCCCGCCTGGCCCGGCGTGGCTCGGGGTCCGCCTCCCGGTCCGTCTACGGCGGCTTCGTGCAGTGGCGCGCCGCGGCCGAACTGCCTCCCGCCGAGGCCGATCTCGCCTCGGTGGCCGAGCCGCTGCCCTCCTCGCCCGATCTGGACGTCGCGATGGCCGTGGTGGTGCTCGCCGCCGGTCCCAAGGCGATCGGCTCCCGAGAGGCGATGGCGCACACCGTGGCGACCTCCCCCTACTTCCCCGCGTGGGCCGAGCACACCGAGCGTGATGCCGCCGCGGCCTGTGAGGCGATCGCGGCCGGTGACCTGGAGCGGCTCGGGGAGATCACCGAGACCTCCGCGATGCGCATGCACGCCACGATGCTCGCCGCCGCGCCGCCCGTGCGCTACCTCGCACCCGCCTCCCTGGAGGTGCTCGA
Protein-coding regions in this window:
- the mvaD gene encoding diphosphomevalonate decarboxylase, whose amino-acid sequence is MSAVRAVAHANIALVKYWGKRDAALMLPSASSVSLTLDAFYTTTSVGLHEGDADEVSLDGAPLTGGALVKVERFLDLVRSQAAPGVAGRRARVASRNDVPTAAGLASSASAFAALAGAAAGAYGVALDRAGLSRLARRGSGSASRSVYGGFVQWRAAAELPPAEADLASVAEPLPSSPDLDVAMAVVVLAAGPKAIGSREAMAHTVATSPYFPAWAEHTERDAAAACEAIAAGDLERLGEITETSAMRMHATMLAAAPPVRYLAPASLEVLDAVAALRAAGTGAWATMDAGPNVKVLCAASDLEAVVAALADGGRRTVLRARPGPGLRVERE